From the genome of Thermoflexus hugenholtzii, one region includes:
- a CDS encoding TetR/AcrR family transcriptional regulator, which translates to MGKGAGRHRDRDREAMRQRIIEAAFRVFLRKGFRGTSNREIAREAGISPGLIYWYFRNKEDLFRAVVEAKSFALPLRRLARTMGTAPPPQFLAGVMEIVLSLYEDPAMIAALQLLLPEAIRNGRVRRVLVSRAIRPGMEAIAAYLAAQQAKGTVRPLDPRVGARLFMGLMFSQVILGHLLRLRFPVPARQLFAEALEVYLHGILNPETGGGSA; encoded by the coding sequence ATGGGCAAGGGGGCTGGCCGGCATCGGGACCGGGATCGTGAGGCCATGCGTCAGCGCATCATCGAAGCCGCCTTCCGGGTTTTCCTTCGCAAAGGCTTTCGGGGGACCTCCAACCGGGAGATCGCCCGGGAGGCGGGGATCTCGCCGGGCCTGATCTACTGGTATTTCCGGAACAAGGAAGACCTCTTCCGGGCCGTGGTGGAAGCCAAATCCTTCGCCCTCCCCTTGAGGCGCCTGGCCCGCACGATGGGGACGGCTCCGCCCCCGCAGTTCCTCGCCGGGGTGATGGAGATCGTCCTCTCCCTGTATGAGGACCCGGCCATGATCGCGGCATTGCAGTTGCTGCTGCCCGAGGCGATCCGCAACGGCCGGGTCCGGCGGGTCCTCGTCAGCCGGGCGATCCGCCCGGGTATGGAGGCCATCGCCGCTTACCTGGCCGCGCAGCAGGCCAAAGGGACCGTGCGCCCGTTGGATCCCCGGGTCGGCGCCCGCCTCTTCATGGGCCTCATGTTCTCGCAGGTCATCCTGGGCCATCTGCTGCGCCTTCGGTTCCCGGTGCCGGCCCGTCAGCTGTTCGCGGAGGCCCTGGAGGTGTATCTACATGGGATCCTGAACCCGGAAACCGGGGGAGGTTCGGCGTGA
- a CDS encoding permease yields the protein MDLGTAVVLILAAVMVGVAYARGGEVAAAGWRGVGRAVRDFLPLFLGIFILIGFSEVLIPREVIARWLGPSSGWRGILIASGVGMLIPGGPFVSFPLVAMLYRAGAGIGAVVAFVTAWSLWSLTRLPLEFALLGPRLMMARLISTLFMPPLAGWIAHLLFD from the coding sequence ATGGATCTCGGGACCGCTGTCGTGCTGATCCTCGCGGCGGTGATGGTGGGCGTTGCCTATGCGCGGGGCGGGGAGGTGGCGGCGGCCGGATGGCGGGGGGTGGGGCGGGCCGTGCGCGACTTCCTACCGCTCTTCCTCGGGATCTTCATCCTCATCGGCTTCTCGGAAGTCCTGATCCCCCGTGAGGTCATCGCGCGGTGGCTGGGGCCCAGCTCGGGCTGGCGAGGGATTCTGATCGCCAGCGGGGTGGGGATGCTGATCCCCGGCGGGCCCTTCGTCTCCTTCCCCCTGGTCGCGATGCTCTATCGGGCCGGAGCCGGCATAGGCGCGGTGGTCGCCTTCGTCACCGCCTGGTCCCTCTGGTCCCTCACCCGGCTGCCCCTGGAGTTCGCCCTCCTGGGCCCGCGCCTGATGATGGCGCGTCTGATCTCCACCCTGTTCATGCCCCCGCTGGCCGGATGGATCGCCCACCTGCTCTTCGATTGA
- a CDS encoding haloacid dehalogenase-like hydrolase → MEAGPVRWVSFTHVFFDCDGTLVGVEGIVELARRRGQAMAVAALTEAAMSGHLPLEAVYEQRLALIRPTRAEIQELIRIYREHLLPDAAGVIHALHACGISVHLISGGLEEAVRGLGRFLGIPAQRIHAVRPRYDPFAGAWWRGEEGPAVGVEPSPLIAQDGKARLLEGFRAPGRRLMLVGDGITDLIAQGAVHLFAGFGGVFHRPAVAENAEVYIRCPRLAPILPLALSPERARALQGTPAEGILREGLQAFRNGEARFRDPVRHERFLQAWHAL, encoded by the coding sequence ATGGAGGCCGGACCGGTCCGCTGGGTCTCGTTCACCCACGTGTTTTTCGACTGCGATGGGACGCTGGTAGGGGTGGAGGGGATCGTGGAGCTGGCCCGGCGACGGGGCCAAGCGATGGCGGTGGCCGCCCTCACGGAAGCCGCGATGTCCGGCCATCTCCCTCTGGAAGCCGTCTACGAGCAGCGCCTCGCGCTGATCCGCCCGACCCGCGCGGAGATCCAGGAGCTGATCCGCATCTACCGGGAACATCTCCTCCCGGACGCCGCGGGGGTGATCCACGCCCTCCACGCCTGTGGGATCTCCGTGCATCTGATCAGCGGCGGATTGGAGGAGGCGGTGCGGGGGCTGGGGCGTTTCCTGGGCATCCCCGCCCAGCGCATCCACGCCGTCCGCCCGCGCTATGATCCCTTCGCAGGGGCATGGTGGCGAGGCGAGGAAGGACCCGCTGTCGGCGTGGAGCCTTCTCCTCTGATCGCCCAGGACGGGAAGGCCCGCCTGCTGGAGGGCTTCCGGGCACCGGGGCGGCGCTTGATGCTGGTGGGGGATGGGATCACCGATCTCATCGCCCAGGGCGCGGTTCACCTTTTCGCCGGATTTGGGGGCGTGTTCCACCGACCCGCTGTCGCGGAGAACGCTGAGGTCTACATCCGCTGCCCGCGCCTGGCGCCTATTCTTCCTCTGGCGCTCTCCCCGGAACGCGCCCGGGCCCTGCAGGGAACCCCGGCGGAGGGGATCCTGCGGGAGGGTCTGCAGGCCTTCCGGAACGGCGAGGCCCGCTTTCGGGATCCTGTCCGCCATGAACGGTTCCTTCAGGCGTGGCACGCGCTATAA
- the carA gene encoding glutamine-hydrolyzing carbamoyl-phosphate synthase small subunit → MQGVLALEDGTVFIGRAFGARATVVGEVVFNTAMTGYQEILTDPSYRGQMVVMTCPHIGNVGVNDEDVESDRPQVAAFIVRALSPVVSNWRAKESLEDYLARHGVPGLCEVDTRALTRRIREKGAMKAALSTEGVDPESLVEMARAWEGLEGRDTVREVTCAVPYEWMEGSGRWQPHGFQPDPERRRHVVVYDFGVKRSILRRLVDRGCRVTVVPAYTPAAEALRLRPDGIVLSNGPGDPAGLPGIVEIVRGLLETGVPLFGICLGHQLIARAIGARTYKLPFGHHGSNHPVLDRTTGRVQITAQNHNYAVDPDTLDPDQVVITHLNLNDGTVEGLALRDRPVFSVQYHPEANPGPHDADPIFDQWVETLGR, encoded by the coding sequence ATGCAGGGGGTTCTGGCGCTGGAGGATGGGACGGTCTTTATCGGGCGGGCCTTCGGGGCGCGGGCCACCGTGGTGGGGGAGGTGGTTTTCAACACCGCGATGACCGGCTACCAGGAGATCCTCACGGATCCCTCTTATCGGGGCCAGATGGTCGTGATGACGTGTCCCCACATCGGCAACGTGGGGGTGAACGATGAAGACGTGGAAAGCGATCGCCCTCAGGTCGCTGCCTTCATCGTCCGCGCCTTAAGCCCGGTGGTCTCCAACTGGCGGGCGAAGGAGAGCCTGGAGGATTATCTCGCCCGCCACGGCGTGCCCGGCCTGTGCGAGGTCGACACCCGCGCCCTGACCCGGCGGATCCGGGAGAAAGGGGCGATGAAGGCGGCCCTCTCCACGGAGGGAGTGGATCCGGAGTCCCTGGTGGAGATGGCACGAGCGTGGGAAGGGCTGGAGGGCCGGGACACGGTGCGCGAGGTAACCTGCGCCGTTCCCTATGAGTGGATGGAGGGATCCGGCCGCTGGCAGCCCCATGGATTCCAGCCGGATCCCGAGCGGCGGCGCCACGTGGTGGTGTATGACTTCGGCGTCAAGCGCTCTATCCTCCGGCGGCTGGTCGATCGAGGATGCCGGGTTACGGTCGTGCCCGCCTACACGCCCGCGGCGGAGGCCCTCCGCCTGCGGCCCGATGGGATTGTCCTCTCCAACGGGCCGGGGGACCCCGCCGGGTTGCCGGGGATCGTGGAGATCGTGCGAGGGCTCCTCGAAACGGGGGTTCCGCTCTTCGGCATCTGCCTGGGCCATCAGCTGATCGCCCGGGCCATAGGCGCCCGCACCTACAAGCTCCCCTTCGGCCACCACGGGAGCAACCACCCGGTCCTGGACCGGACCACCGGTCGGGTCCAGATCACCGCCCAGAACCACAATTACGCCGTGGACCCCGATACCCTGGACCCGGATCAGGTGGTGATCACCCATCTCAATCTGAACGATGGGACGGTGGAGGGGCTGGCGCTGCGGGATCGGCCGGTGTTCTCCGTGCAATACCATCCGGAGGCCAATCCCGGCCCCCACGACGCGGATCCCATCTTCGATCAATGGGTAGAAACGCTGGGACGTTAG
- the carB gene encoding carbamoyl-phosphate synthase large subunit has translation MPRRTDIRSILVIGSGPIVIGQAAEFDYSGTQALKVLRREGYRVILVNSNPATIMTDPEMADATYIEPLVPEILERIIARERPDALLPTLGGQTALNLAMALHEQGVLERYGVELIGASPQAIRIAEDRLAFKEAMEKAGLEVPRSVLARSVEEALAFAEQVGYPVLIRPSFTLGGTGAGVARSREELMDRVDLALRLSPVGSALIEESLLGWKEFELEVMRDRHDNFVVVCSIENLDPMGIHTGDSITLAPAQTLTDKEYQRMRDWARAVMHAVGVETGGSNVQFAVNPRDGRMRVIEMNPRVSRSSALASKATGFPIAKIAALLAVGYTLDELRNEITRRTVAAFEPAIDYVVVKIPRWTFEKFPGADPTLGPQMKSVGEVMAIGRTFKEALQKAMRGLEIGAKGFEGFPPERRPSDLRAALACPNPDRLRAVHDALMAGMPVQEVAALTGYDPWFVVQMAELVERERELRRYTLATVPASLLRQAKREGFSDAQLAAFFGCTEEAVRRRREALGIRPRYAQVDTCAAEFEAYTPYLYSTYEESDEAPPTDRPKVVIVGSGPNRIGQGIEFDYSCCQAAFALRELGIESIMVNSNPETVSTDYDTSDRLYFEPLALEDVLNIVERERPLGVIVQFGGQTALNLTMPLHRAGVPILGTSPDAIDLAEDRGRFSALLRDLDIPQPEHGTATSVEEALEVARRIGYPVLVRPSYVLGGRAMAICYDEETLKAYMAEAVWVSPERPVLIDRFLEDAYEAEVDAVADGKRVVIGGILQHIEEAGVHSGDSACVLPPYKISRYHLQIIEEYTERIALALGVRGLINIQFAIKDDIVYVLEANPRASRTVPFISKATGVPLARIATRVMLGQSLEEIGFTRSPEVRAFFVKEAVLPFRKLPGADAILGPEMKSTGEVMGWAETFGHAFAKAEMAAGDALPLHGTVLLSVNDFDKGSVLKIARDFHRLGFRLMATRGTAEALRRVGLPVEVVNKVSEGSPHVVDAIREGRVQLILNTPLGPRAYTDGMRIRQAAVRYGVPLLTTLSAAAAAVQAIRAMRERDFTVMSLQEHYARKRSA, from the coding sequence ATGCCGCGGCGCACCGACATCCGCTCCATCCTGGTCATCGGCTCCGGGCCGATTGTGATCGGCCAGGCGGCCGAGTTCGACTATTCGGGGACCCAGGCCCTCAAGGTCCTGCGGCGGGAAGGCTATCGGGTGATCCTGGTCAACTCCAACCCGGCCACCATCATGACCGATCCCGAGATGGCCGATGCCACCTACATCGAGCCCCTGGTCCCGGAGATCCTCGAGCGGATCATCGCCCGAGAGCGGCCGGACGCCTTGCTCCCCACCCTGGGCGGCCAGACCGCCCTGAACCTGGCCATGGCGTTGCACGAACAAGGGGTCCTGGAGCGCTACGGGGTGGAGCTCATCGGCGCCTCGCCTCAGGCGATCCGCATCGCGGAGGACCGCCTCGCTTTCAAAGAGGCGATGGAGAAAGCCGGCCTGGAGGTCCCCCGCAGCGTCCTGGCCCGCTCCGTGGAGGAGGCGCTGGCCTTCGCCGAGCAGGTGGGCTACCCGGTGCTCATCCGCCCTTCCTTCACCCTGGGCGGCACCGGGGCCGGCGTCGCCCGTTCCCGGGAGGAGCTGATGGATCGCGTGGATCTGGCGCTGCGCCTTAGCCCCGTCGGCTCGGCCCTCATCGAGGAGTCCCTTCTGGGCTGGAAGGAGTTCGAGCTGGAGGTGATGCGGGATCGCCACGACAACTTCGTGGTGGTGTGCTCCATCGAGAACCTGGACCCCATGGGCATACACACCGGGGATTCCATCACCCTGGCCCCGGCCCAGACCCTCACGGACAAAGAGTATCAGCGCATGCGGGACTGGGCCCGGGCGGTGATGCACGCGGTGGGAGTGGAGACCGGCGGCTCCAACGTCCAGTTCGCCGTGAACCCCCGCGATGGCCGGATGCGGGTCATCGAAATGAACCCGCGGGTTTCCCGCTCCTCCGCCCTGGCCTCCAAGGCCACGGGCTTTCCCATCGCCAAGATCGCCGCGCTCCTCGCAGTGGGCTACACCCTGGACGAGCTTCGCAACGAGATCACGCGGCGCACGGTGGCGGCCTTCGAGCCGGCCATCGATTACGTGGTGGTGAAGATCCCCCGGTGGACCTTCGAGAAGTTCCCCGGCGCCGATCCGACCCTCGGCCCCCAGATGAAATCCGTGGGGGAGGTGATGGCCATCGGGCGGACCTTCAAGGAGGCGCTCCAGAAGGCGATGCGGGGGTTGGAGATCGGGGCGAAGGGCTTTGAGGGATTCCCGCCTGAGCGGCGGCCCTCCGATCTGCGGGCTGCCCTGGCCTGCCCGAACCCGGATCGTCTGCGGGCCGTCCACGACGCTCTGATGGCCGGGATGCCGGTCCAGGAGGTCGCCGCCCTCACCGGATACGACCCCTGGTTCGTCGTTCAGATGGCGGAGCTGGTCGAGCGGGAACGGGAGCTGCGCCGCTACACCCTGGCCACGGTCCCGGCAAGCCTGTTGCGCCAGGCCAAGCGGGAGGGGTTCTCGGACGCCCAGCTGGCGGCCTTCTTCGGCTGCACGGAGGAGGCGGTCCGCCGCCGCCGAGAAGCTCTGGGCATCCGCCCACGCTACGCCCAGGTGGACACCTGCGCGGCGGAGTTCGAGGCTTACACGCCCTATCTTTACAGCACCTACGAGGAGAGCGACGAGGCCCCGCCGACGGATCGCCCCAAGGTGGTGATCGTCGGCAGCGGCCCCAACCGCATCGGGCAGGGGATCGAGTTCGATTACAGCTGTTGCCAGGCCGCCTTCGCCCTGCGGGAGCTGGGAATCGAATCGATCATGGTGAACTCCAACCCGGAGACGGTGAGCACGGACTACGACACCTCGGATCGCCTGTATTTTGAGCCGTTGGCCCTGGAGGATGTGCTGAACATCGTCGAGCGGGAGCGGCCCCTCGGCGTCATCGTGCAGTTCGGGGGGCAGACGGCCCTCAACCTCACCATGCCCCTGCACCGCGCCGGGGTGCCCATCCTGGGCACCTCCCCCGACGCCATCGACCTGGCGGAGGATCGAGGGCGGTTCAGCGCCCTGTTGCGGGACCTGGACATTCCTCAGCCGGAGCATGGGACGGCGACGTCCGTCGAGGAGGCCCTTGAGGTCGCCCGGCGCATCGGCTACCCGGTTCTGGTCCGGCCCAGCTACGTCCTGGGCGGGCGGGCCATGGCCATCTGTTACGATGAGGAGACCTTGAAGGCCTATATGGCCGAAGCGGTGTGGGTCTCCCCGGAGCGACCGGTGCTGATCGATCGCTTCCTGGAAGATGCCTACGAGGCGGAGGTGGATGCGGTGGCGGATGGGAAGCGCGTGGTCATCGGGGGCATCCTCCAGCATATCGAGGAAGCAGGGGTGCACTCCGGAGATTCCGCCTGCGTGCTGCCGCCCTACAAGATCTCCCGCTATCACCTCCAGATCATCGAGGAATACACCGAGCGGATCGCCCTGGCCCTGGGGGTGCGGGGGCTGATCAACATCCAGTTCGCGATCAAGGACGACATCGTCTACGTCCTGGAGGCCAACCCGCGGGCCTCCCGCACCGTACCCTTCATCAGCAAAGCCACCGGGGTTCCCCTGGCCCGCATCGCCACCCGGGTGATGCTGGGGCAGTCCTTAGAGGAGATCGGCTTCACCCGTTCGCCGGAGGTCCGGGCGTTCTTCGTGAAGGAGGCGGTCCTTCCGTTCCGCAAGCTGCCGGGCGCGGATGCCATCCTGGGCCCTGAGATGAAATCCACCGGCGAGGTGATGGGCTGGGCGGAGACCTTCGGCCACGCTTTCGCCAAGGCGGAGATGGCCGCTGGGGACGCCCTGCCTCTCCACGGGACGGTGTTGCTCTCTGTGAACGACTTCGATAAGGGGAGCGTGTTGAAGATCGCCCGGGACTTCCACCGTCTGGGCTTCCGGTTGATGGCCACCCGGGGCACGGCGGAAGCCCTGCGGCGCGTGGGGTTGCCGGTGGAGGTGGTAAACAAGGTAAGCGAGGGCTCTCCCCACGTGGTGGACGCCATCCGGGAAGGGCGGGTGCAGCTGATCCTGAACACCCCCCTGGGCCCGCGGGCCTATACCGACGGCATGCGGATCCGCCAGGCGGCCGTGCGTTACGGGGTGCCGCTGCTCACCACCCTCTCCGCCGCCGCCGCAGCCGTCCAGGCCATCCGGGCCATGCGGGAGCGGGATTTCACGGTGATGAGCCTGCAGGAGCACTACGCCCGAAAGCGCAGCGCATGA
- a CDS encoding nicotinate phosphoribosyltransferase, with amino-acid sequence MLRPEDRILVTDLYELTMAQAYWAHGVTGLATFSLFVRDLPPERGFLVAAGLEDVLRFLEDFRFPPEALEYLESTGIFARPFLDYLAELRFTGDVWAVPEGTLVFAQEPILEITAPIIQAQIAETYVINQVHLQTMIATKAARCVAAARGRGVVDFALRRTHGVDAGLKVARCSYLVGFQATSNVLAGKVYGIPITGTMAHSFIMAFAEEEEAFRAFAETFPERAIFLIDTYDTLEGARRAARVGLELRERGRRLLGVRLDSGDLLALSREVRRILDEAGLPEVRILASGGLDEYRIEELVQAGAPIDAFGVGTRMGVSEDWPWLDMAYKLVAYEGRPARKLSPGKASLPGPKQVFRFYDEEGKMKEDILALREERIEGGAPLLEKVMEGGRLLRPHPALAELRERFREAFGRLPEPYKALREAPRYPVRLSPSLEALANMRTAPREALGES; translated from the coding sequence ATGCTGCGCCCGGAAGATCGGATCCTGGTCACGGATCTGTATGAGCTGACCATGGCCCAGGCCTACTGGGCCCATGGGGTCACCGGCTTGGCCACCTTCAGCCTGTTCGTGCGGGATCTCCCGCCGGAGCGGGGCTTTCTGGTGGCGGCCGGTCTGGAGGATGTGCTCCGCTTCCTGGAAGATTTCCGCTTCCCCCCGGAAGCCCTGGAGTATCTGGAGTCCACCGGGATCTTCGCCCGCCCCTTCCTGGATTACCTCGCCGAGCTGCGCTTCACCGGGGACGTGTGGGCGGTCCCGGAGGGGACGCTGGTGTTCGCCCAGGAGCCGATCCTGGAGATCACGGCGCCCATCATCCAGGCCCAGATCGCGGAGACCTATGTGATCAACCAGGTGCACCTGCAGACGATGATCGCCACCAAGGCCGCTCGCTGCGTCGCGGCCGCCCGGGGGCGAGGGGTGGTGGATTTCGCCCTGCGACGGACCCATGGGGTGGACGCCGGGCTGAAGGTCGCCCGCTGTTCGTATCTGGTAGGCTTCCAGGCCACCAGCAACGTCCTGGCGGGCAAGGTCTATGGGATCCCCATCACGGGGACCATGGCCCACTCGTTCATCATGGCCTTTGCGGAGGAGGAGGAAGCCTTCCGGGCCTTCGCGGAGACCTTCCCGGAGCGGGCGATCTTCCTCATCGATACGTATGACACGCTGGAGGGGGCCCGTCGGGCCGCCCGGGTGGGCCTGGAGCTGCGGGAGCGAGGGCGTCGCCTGCTCGGGGTGCGCCTGGACAGCGGAGATCTGCTCGCCCTCAGCCGGGAGGTGCGCCGCATCCTGGACGAAGCGGGCCTTCCCGAGGTGCGGATCCTGGCCAGCGGGGGGCTGGATGAATACCGCATCGAGGAGCTGGTGCAGGCCGGCGCGCCCATCGACGCCTTTGGGGTGGGGACCCGGATGGGGGTTTCGGAGGACTGGCCGTGGCTGGACATGGCCTACAAGCTGGTGGCCTATGAGGGCCGTCCGGCCCGCAAGCTGAGCCCGGGCAAGGCGTCCCTCCCCGGCCCGAAGCAGGTTTTCCGGTTTTACGATGAGGAAGGGAAGATGAAGGAGGACATTCTGGCGCTGCGGGAGGAGCGGATCGAAGGGGGGGCGCCGTTGCTGGAGAAGGTCATGGAGGGCGGGCGTCTGCTCCGCCCCCACCCGGCCCTGGCCGAGCTGCGGGAACGGTTTCGGGAGGCGTTCGGGCGGCTGCCGGAGCCCTACAAGGCCTTGCGGGAGGCCCCTCGCTATCCGGTGCGCCTCAGCCCGAGCCTGGAGGCCCTGGCGAACATGCGGACCGCTCCAAGGGAGGCGTTAGGAGAGAGCTAA
- a CDS encoding alanine--glyoxylate aminotransferase family protein, producing the protein MEEAPMLFIPGPTYVPEEIAQAQARPMIGHRSREFTALFERLIPRLQAIFRTRGRVFFVAASGTGLWEAAIRNLVRRKVLCLINGAFGERWHQVALANGKEAAALSVAWGQAIRPEQVVEALSAHPDAEAITVVHNETSTGVMNPLAEIAAAVRQAFPDVLILVDAVSSLGGAPLETDAWGLDFVLTSSQKCLALPPGLAFCAVSERAMEKAKEVPHRGYYFDLLTMARYADRGETPATPAISLLFAADRQFDRILEEGLEARWERHRRMAERVQAWASERFALFAEDGHRSWTLTCVSNTRGIDISALNEFLRRRGKVISSGYGPLKGKTFRIAHMGEIQPHHIEALLMDIDEWLAAK; encoded by the coding sequence ATGGAAGAGGCGCCGATGCTCTTCATCCCCGGCCCGACGTATGTCCCGGAGGAGATCGCGCAGGCGCAGGCCCGACCGATGATCGGCCACCGCAGCCGGGAGTTCACCGCTTTGTTCGAGCGGCTGATCCCGCGCCTGCAGGCGATCTTCCGCACGCGCGGGCGGGTGTTCTTCGTCGCCGCCTCCGGCACCGGCCTGTGGGAGGCCGCGATCCGCAACCTGGTGCGCCGGAAGGTCCTCTGCCTGATCAACGGCGCCTTCGGGGAGCGATGGCATCAGGTGGCGCTGGCCAACGGGAAAGAGGCGGCCGCCCTCTCCGTGGCCTGGGGGCAGGCCATCCGGCCTGAGCAGGTTGTGGAGGCCCTCTCCGCCCACCCCGACGCCGAGGCCATCACCGTCGTGCACAACGAGACCTCCACGGGAGTGATGAACCCCCTGGCGGAGATCGCCGCGGCGGTGCGCCAGGCCTTCCCGGACGTGCTGATCCTGGTGGACGCGGTCTCCTCCCTGGGCGGGGCACCCCTGGAGACCGATGCCTGGGGCCTGGATTTCGTCCTCACCTCCTCCCAGAAATGCCTGGCCCTGCCCCCGGGGCTGGCCTTCTGCGCCGTGTCGGAGCGGGCGATGGAGAAGGCGAAAGAGGTTCCTCATCGGGGCTACTATTTCGACCTGCTCACCATGGCGCGTTACGCGGACCGGGGGGAGACGCCAGCCACGCCCGCCATCTCCCTGCTCTTCGCCGCCGATCGGCAGTTCGACCGCATCCTGGAGGAAGGGCTGGAGGCCCGCTGGGAACGCCACCGCCGCATGGCGGAACGGGTGCAGGCCTGGGCCTCGGAGCGGTTCGCCCTGTTCGCCGAGGACGGCCACCGCTCCTGGACGCTGACCTGCGTGTCCAACACCCGGGGGATCGACATCAGCGCCCTGAACGAATTCCTGCGTCGGCGGGGCAAGGTGATCTCCTCCGGCTACGGCCCGTTGAAGGGGAAAACCTTCCGCATCGCCCATATGGGGGAGATCCAGCCCCATCACATCGAGGCGCTGCTGATGGATATCGACGAATGGCTCGCTGCGAAGTGA
- the serA gene encoding phosphoglycerate dehydrogenase, translating into MWRIALTDPLDEEGLALLRADPEVEVVEARRPSPETLRELVRNCDALIVRSGVRLDAKVLEAAERLRVIARAGIGVDNIDLEAATQRGILVMNTPAASTVAVAEHTFALLLALLRKIPPAWLSLREGRWERERFLGVQLAGKTLGLLGLGRIGTEVARRARAFEMHVIAFDPYIPEERAAALQIELVPDPDELYARSDILSLHVPLTRETYRMLNRAAFEKMKPGIYLVNTARGAVIDEEALLEALNAGRVAGAALDTFSEEPPRSPILQALIAHERVLAVPHLGGSTREAQRLISRQIAQQVLDALRGRDFRNVVNLPFPEGADYRALAPYMRLAEVLGSLQMQIVRGRIYQVEIDVRGEELRPVIRPLGVALLKGLLAPILGDTVTFVNAPVRAQEHGIRIVEAPQPILGAYAQAIACRVLSTKEARLIVGALFAGEPRIVQVDAFPMEALPRGAMLVMRSRDVPGVIGRVGTLLGQYGINIAEWRLGRDRPGGTALSFINLDSPAPEAVLEALRRMPEIEDVRQAFLPESM; encoded by the coding sequence ATGTGGCGCATCGCGTTGACGGACCCGCTGGACGAGGAAGGGCTGGCCCTGTTGCGCGCGGACCCTGAGGTAGAGGTGGTGGAGGCCCGACGGCCCTCGCCGGAGACGCTGCGGGAGCTGGTCCGGAACTGCGACGCGCTGATCGTGCGCAGCGGGGTCCGGCTGGACGCGAAAGTGCTGGAGGCGGCGGAGCGGCTCCGGGTGATCGCCCGGGCAGGCATCGGCGTGGACAACATCGACCTGGAGGCGGCCACGCAAAGGGGGATCCTGGTGATGAACACGCCCGCGGCCAGCACGGTGGCCGTGGCGGAACACACCTTCGCGCTGCTGCTGGCCCTCCTGCGCAAGATCCCCCCGGCCTGGCTCTCCCTGCGGGAGGGCCGCTGGGAGCGGGAGCGCTTCCTCGGGGTCCAGCTGGCGGGCAAGACGCTGGGGTTGCTGGGGTTGGGGCGGATCGGGACGGAGGTGGCCCGCCGGGCCCGCGCCTTCGAGATGCACGTGATCGCCTTCGATCCCTACATCCCTGAGGAGCGGGCCGCGGCCTTGCAGATCGAGCTGGTGCCCGATCCCGATGAGCTCTACGCTCGGTCCGACATCCTGAGCCTGCACGTCCCCCTCACCCGGGAGACCTATCGCATGCTCAACCGGGCGGCCTTTGAGAAGATGAAGCCCGGGATCTATCTGGTGAACACAGCCCGGGGGGCGGTGATCGATGAGGAGGCGCTCTTGGAGGCCTTGAACGCCGGTCGTGTCGCCGGGGCGGCCCTGGATACCTTCAGCGAGGAGCCGCCGCGCTCGCCGATCCTGCAGGCCCTGATCGCCCACGAACGGGTGCTGGCGGTGCCCCACCTGGGGGGCAGCACCCGCGAGGCCCAGCGTCTGATCAGCCGGCAGATCGCCCAGCAGGTGCTGGACGCCCTGCGGGGCCGGGATTTCCGCAACGTGGTGAACCTCCCCTTCCCGGAGGGGGCTGATTATCGCGCCCTGGCTCCCTATATGCGCCTGGCGGAGGTGCTGGGGAGCCTGCAGATGCAGATCGTGCGGGGGCGCATCTATCAGGTGGAGATCGATGTGCGGGGGGAGGAGCTGCGCCCGGTGATCCGGCCGCTGGGGGTGGCGTTGCTGAAAGGGCTGCTCGCCCCTATCCTGGGGGACACGGTGACCTTCGTGAACGCCCCCGTGCGGGCCCAGGAGCACGGCATCCGCATCGTGGAGGCCCCCCAGCCGATCCTGGGGGCCTACGCCCAGGCCATCGCCTGCCGGGTTCTCTCCACCAAAGAGGCGCGGCTGATCGTCGGCGCCCTGTTCGCCGGGGAGCCCCGCATCGTCCAGGTGGACGCCTTCCCGATGGAGGCGCTGCCCCGCGGGGCCATGCTGGTCATGCGCAGCCGCGACGTGCCCGGGGTGATCGGCCGGGTGGGGACGCTCCTGGGCCAGTATGGGATCAACATCGCCGAGTGGCGCCTGGGGCGAGACCGCCCGGGTGGGACGGCCCTGTCGTTCATTAATCTGGACAGCCCGGCCCCGGAGGCCGTCCTCGAGGCCCTGCGCCGGATGCCGGAGATCGAAGACGTGCGCCAGGCCTTCCTGCCGGAGAGCATGTAA